The sequence TTGTGCGCTATGGGGTAATGCACCGGAATACGTTTCTCAATGCCCCCCGTCTGCTCCACCCCACCTTGCAGTTCCGGGCCTATCCCCACCTGTTTGCCGCCGGTCAACTCACGGGCACCGAGGGCTACATCGCCGCCGTGGCCGGGGGTTGGCTGGCCGGGGTGAATGCCGCCCGTTTTGCCCAGGGGTTGCCCTTGCTCACCCTGCCGCCGACGACCATGATGGGGGCGTTATTGCACTTCATCAGTACCGCAGAAGCCAAATTTTTTCAGCCCATGCCCGCCAATTTTGGGATTTTGCCCCCCCTAGCGACCCCGGTAAAACAGAAGTCCGCCCGGTACCAAGCCTACAGTCAACGGGCGTTGGCGGATTTGGCGGTTTGGCAGAGGCAATTGAACCTCCAGATACCGCTGGGTCATCCTTCGTCCTAGACTGGGAAATGTTCCTCCTGCATTGGCGTATATGTCTATCCTGCCGGTCGCTTGGGCCTATGACCATGTGCGTTTGATTGACCAAACCCGCTTGCCTACGGAGTTTGCCTATGTGGAAATCCGGCGAGCGATGGATATGGTGACGGCGATTCAAACCATGATTGTCCGGGGTGCCCCGGCCATTGGGGTGGCGGCGGCCTTTGGCATGGCTCTAGCCGCTCAGGAAATTGAGACCGAAGACCGGCAGGAATTTTTGGACCACCTGGAGAGCGTCGCCAATGCCCTGCGCCAGACCCGCCCGACAGCGATTAACCTGTTTTGGGCAATTGACCAGATGTTGAATACGGCACGGCAAACCGTCGGCCCGGTCAGCTTTCTCAAGGAAAAAATGGTCGCCACTGCCCAAGCCTTGGCGGTGGATGAATACCAAACCTGCGTCGCCATCGGGGAAAAAGGCTTAGCCTGCCTGCCTGCTGAACCCCAACGCCTGACCCTGATGACCTACTGCAACGCTGGCGCTCTGGCGACCGCTGGCTATGGCACCGCCCTGGGCGTGATCCGCTCGGCCTACCGTGCCCAACGTTTACTACAAGTGTACATCTGCGAAACCCGCCCCCGCCTGCAAGGTGCCCGACTCACCGCCTGGGAATGCGTACAAGAAGGGATTCCCGCCACCCTGATTACCGACAACATGGCTGGCTATTGTCTGCACAAAGGCTTAATCCATGCCGTGGTGGTAGGAGCAGACCGCATTGCCAGCAACGGGGACACAGCCAACAAAATCGGCACCTACAGCCTCGCCGTCCTCGCCCACGTCCACCAAATTCCCTTCTATGTGGCCGCCCCCCTGTCCAGCATTGACTGGAGCATCAGCGACGGCTCCCAAATCCCCATCGAAGAACGGAGCATCGAAGAAGTGTACAAAATCGGCGACCAATGGCTGACCGCCCCCGGCATTGACATTTTTAACCCCAGCTTCGATGTCACCCCCGCCCGCTACATCACCGGCATCATCACCGAACGGGGCATGATCCCCCCCGACCAACTCCACCAACTCCACGCCTAAACTCAAAATCGTTATGAGTATGATATAGTCATAAATGTTAAGGATTTGTGATCGCACACCATCGTTTAGGAGTGGAACCTATGGAAGGTTGTTTACAGGTGGGGCAAATGGCGCCCGATTTTGAGGCCACCGCCGTGGTGGACATGGAATTCAAAACCATCAAGCTCTCGGATTATCGGGGCAAGAAATATGTAGTGTTGTTTTTCTATCCCTTGGATTTCACCTTTGTGTGCCCGACGGAAATCACGGCCTTTAGCGACCATTATGAGGAATTTGCCAAGCTGGACACGGAAATTTTAGGGGTGTCGGTGGACAGTCAATTTTCCCATTTGGCCTGGAT comes from Synechococcus sp. C9 and encodes:
- the mtnA gene encoding S-methyl-5-thioribose-1-phosphate isomerase encodes the protein MSILPVAWAYDHVRLIDQTRLPTEFAYVEIRRAMDMVTAIQTMIVRGAPAIGVAAAFGMALAAQEIETEDRQEFLDHLESVANALRQTRPTAINLFWAIDQMLNTARQTVGPVSFLKEKMVATAQALAVDEYQTCVAIGEKGLACLPAEPQRLTLMTYCNAGALATAGYGTALGVIRSAYRAQRLLQVYICETRPRLQGARLTAWECVQEGIPATLITDNMAGYCLHKGLIHAVVVGADRIASNGDTANKIGTYSLAVLAHVHQIPFYVAAPLSSIDWSISDGSQIPIEERSIEEVYKIGDQWLTAPGIDIFNPSFDVTPARYITGIITERGMIPPDQLHQLHA